In Opitutaceae bacterium TAV5, one genomic interval encodes:
- a CDS encoding dehydrogenase has product MSMKHRYAAVGTGGRIPMFIDPIADTYRDTSELVGLCDTSATRRRYHRDRLSRDYGIAPVPDYDAADFDRMLAEQKPGTVIVCTPDYTHHDYIVRALDSGCDVISEKPLTTTAENFAAIDAAIRRNPGRRLRTAFNYRWAPGATRVRQLVASGAIGTVKHVDFEYMLNTAHGADYFRRWHSYKKYSGGLLVHKSTHHFDLINWWIDAIPETVFAMGGLVFYGKQNALARGQEHLTRYPRYTGHPESEGDPFRMNLEGDPTLNALYRQAEADSGYIRDENVFRDGIDIEDSMSLTLRYRTGVMASYSLNAYCPCEGFRVSISGDAGRLDYTEQHAAHIITGDREIKHDPRAARGSTLCIQKLFGDPEEIPVIMPEGGHGGADPLIQEQMFSSTPPPDPDHRNAGHEQGAASLLVGAAANRSIATGQPVRITDLFPLQPAARRLHELA; this is encoded by the coding sequence ATTTCCATGAAGCACCGTTACGCCGCCGTCGGCACCGGGGGACGCATCCCGATGTTCATCGATCCCATCGCCGACACTTACCGCGACACGTCCGAACTTGTCGGCCTCTGCGACACCTCTGCCACGCGTCGCCGCTATCACCGCGACCGTCTTTCCCGCGACTATGGCATCGCGCCCGTTCCTGATTACGATGCAGCCGACTTCGATCGCATGCTCGCCGAACAAAAACCCGGCACCGTCATCGTCTGCACACCCGACTACACGCACCACGACTACATCGTCCGCGCGCTCGATTCCGGTTGCGACGTCATCTCCGAAAAACCGCTCACCACCACGGCGGAAAACTTCGCCGCCATCGACGCCGCCATTCGCCGCAATCCCGGCCGCCGCCTCCGCACGGCCTTCAACTACCGCTGGGCGCCCGGCGCCACCCGCGTGCGCCAGCTCGTCGCCTCCGGCGCCATCGGCACGGTCAAACACGTGGATTTTGAATACATGCTCAACACTGCCCACGGCGCCGATTACTTCCGCCGCTGGCACAGCTACAAAAAATACTCCGGCGGCCTGCTCGTTCACAAATCCACCCATCACTTCGACCTCATCAACTGGTGGATCGACGCCATTCCGGAAACCGTTTTTGCGATGGGCGGCCTCGTTTTTTACGGCAAACAGAACGCCCTCGCCCGCGGCCAGGAACACCTCACCCGCTATCCCCGCTACACCGGGCATCCGGAGTCGGAAGGCGACCCCTTCCGCATGAACCTCGAAGGCGATCCCACGCTCAACGCCCTCTACCGCCAAGCCGAGGCCGACAGCGGCTACATCCGCGACGAGAACGTCTTTCGCGACGGCATCGACATCGAGGACAGCATGAGCCTCACGCTCCGCTACCGCACCGGCGTCATGGCCTCGTATTCACTCAACGCCTACTGTCCCTGCGAAGGTTTCCGCGTCTCCATCAGCGGCGACGCCGGTCGCCTCGACTACACCGAGCAGCACGCCGCGCACATCATCACCGGCGACCGCGAGATCAAACACGACCCCCGCGCCGCCCGCGGTTCCACGCTCTGCATCCAGAAACTTTTCGGCGACCCCGAAGAGATTCCGGTCATCATGCCCGAAGGCGGCCACGGCGGCGCCGATCCGCTCATTCAGGAGCAGATGTTCTCCAGCACGCCGCCCCCCGATCCCGATCACCGCAATGCGGGCCACGAACAGGGTGCGGCCTCGCTTCTCGTCGGAGCCGCCGCCAACCGCTCCATCGCCACCGGCCAGCCCGTGCGCATCACCGACCTCTTCCCACTCCAACCCGCCGCCCGGAGGCTTCATGAACTGGCCTGA